The following are encoded in a window of Shewanella psychrotolerans genomic DNA:
- a CDS encoding Na(+)-translocating NADH-quinone reductase subunit A yields MITIKKGLDLPITGRPEQVIHNGPAIKHVATLGEEYIGLRPTMKIKVGDKVQKGQVIFEDKKNPGVKYTALASGTISEINRGAQRVLQSVVIEVEGDDSVAFAKYDASALDTLDQQLVRDNLIESGLWTALRTRPFSKAPAVDSSAAGIFVTAIDTQPLAADPAVIINEHKDDFANGLKVLARLTEGKVYLCKAPGADIPAANAQVEEFAGPHPAGLVGTHIHFVLPASAKRTVWHIGYQDVIAIGQLFTTGELNTQRVVSVAGPKALKPRLVRTLGGASTAELLVGEVAEGDVRLIAGSILNGKTAVGVHAYLGRFHNQVSLLEEGRNQDFIGWAMPGADKFSITRAFLGHLSPSRLFNMTTSTGGSDRAMVPIGNYERVMPLDILPTMLLRDLVSGDNDGAVTLGALELDEEDLALCTFVCPGKYDYASYLRDCLDTIVREG; encoded by the coding sequence ATGATTACAATAAAGAAAGGATTGGACCTACCTATAACAGGTAGACCAGAGCAAGTTATCCATAATGGCCCAGCCATTAAACATGTAGCTACTTTGGGTGAAGAGTATATTGGCTTACGTCCCACAATGAAGATCAAGGTGGGCGATAAAGTGCAAAAAGGTCAGGTGATTTTTGAAGACAAAAAGAATCCTGGCGTTAAATATACTGCTTTAGCCAGTGGCACTATTTCCGAAATTAACCGGGGCGCTCAGCGTGTTCTTCAGTCTGTTGTCATTGAAGTGGAAGGGGACGACAGTGTTGCCTTTGCTAAATATGATGCATCGGCTTTAGATACTCTGGACCAGCAGCTTGTTCGTGACAACTTGATTGAATCAGGTTTATGGACAGCATTGCGTACGCGTCCTTTCAGCAAAGCTCCAGCAGTTGACTCTAGCGCTGCCGGTATTTTTGTGACCGCCATCGATACCCAACCTCTTGCCGCAGATCCTGCCGTTATCATTAACGAGCATAAGGATGATTTTGCTAATGGACTTAAAGTCTTAGCGAGATTAACCGAAGGTAAAGTGTATCTGTGTAAAGCACCTGGTGCTGATATCCCAGCTGCGAATGCACAGGTTGAAGAGTTTGCTGGTCCGCATCCAGCGGGGCTTGTTGGTACTCATATCCATTTTGTTTTGCCCGCATCTGCTAAACGTACTGTTTGGCATATCGGCTACCAAGATGTGATCGCAATCGGTCAATTATTTACCACTGGTGAGCTAAACACGCAACGTGTTGTCTCTGTTGCCGGCCCTAAAGCGCTTAAACCTAGGCTTGTTCGAACCTTAGGTGGTGCATCAACAGCTGAACTTTTGGTTGGTGAAGTAGCCGAAGGGGATGTACGTCTGATTGCAGGTTCTATCCTTAACGGTAAAACCGCAGTTGGTGTACACGCTTACCTAGGCCGCTTCCATAATCAAGTGTCATTACTTGAAGAGGGCAGAAATCAAGACTTTATTGGTTGGGCAATGCCTGGTGCTGATAAATTCTCAATTACTCGTGCTTTCTTGGGCCATTTGTCACCATCACGTCTATTTAATATGACGACCAGCACAGGCGGTTCTGACCGCGCAATGGTGCCAATTGGTAACTACGAGCGAGTGATGCCTCTCGATATTCTTCCTACTATGTTATTGCGTGACCTTGTGTCAGGTGACAATGACGGTGCTGTTACATTAGGCGCATTAGAGTTAGATGAAGAAGATTTGGCACTATGTACTTTCGTATGTCCTGGTAAGTATGACTATGCGTCATACCTACGCGACTGCTTAGATACGATCGTGAGGGAAGGCTAA
- the luxS gene encoding S-ribosylhomocysteine lyase, producing MPLLDSFTVDHTRMNAPAVRVAKTMTTPSGDKITVFDLRFCVPNQDILSERGIHTLEHLFAGFMRDHLNSDSVEIIDISPMGCRTGFYMSLIGTPTESLVAESWLAAMEDVLKVKQQSEIPELNEYQCGTYEMHSLDQAKDIAKNIIAAGVHVNKNDDLKLSDEILKGL from the coding sequence ATGCCGTTACTTGATAGCTTCACCGTTGACCATACCCGTATGAACGCCCCTGCTGTGCGTGTCGCTAAAACCATGACCACACCGAGTGGCGACAAAATTACGGTTTTTGATCTTCGCTTCTGTGTTCCCAATCAAGATATTTTGAGCGAGCGTGGTATTCATACCCTTGAGCATCTTTTCGCGGGATTTATGCGTGATCACCTTAATAGCGATAGCGTTGAAATTATCGATATTTCACCAATGGGATGTCGCACCGGTTTTTACATGAGCCTAATCGGTACGCCAACAGAATCATTAGTTGCCGAAAGTTGGCTGGCAGCGATGGAAGATGTACTTAAAGTTAAACAGCAGTCAGAGATCCCAGAGCTTAATGAGTATCAATGTGGTACTTATGAGATGCATTCACTCGATCAAGCCAAAGATATTGCCAAGAACATTATCGCGGCAGGTGTTCATGTGAATAAGAATGATGATTTGAAATTGAGCGATGAGATCTTAAAAGGACTTTAA
- a CDS encoding BolA family protein: MSVEQIIIEKLTAGLSPVHLEVINESDNHHVPPNSETHFKVIVVSEAFDGKRLIGRHRMINELLADEFANGMHALSMHTFTPTEWQAEVEIPSSPKCRG, from the coding sequence ATGTCAGTAGAACAGATCATTATTGAAAAGCTAACTGCGGGATTATCACCCGTTCATTTAGAAGTGATAAATGAAAGTGATAATCATCATGTGCCACCAAATTCAGAGACGCATTTTAAGGTTATCGTAGTAAGTGAGGCTTTCGACGGTAAGCGTTTGATCGGCAGGCACCGCATGATCAATGAGCTTTTAGCCGATGAGTTTGCTAATGGTATGCATGCGCTTTCGATGCACACTTTTACGCCAACTGAGTGGCAAGCGGAAGTGGAAATTCCATCGTCACCTAAGTGTCGCGGTTAA
- a CDS encoding ACT domain-containing protein produces the protein MKKMFITTVVGSVTPGVIKALASLTREAGGEWLTSKVIKIDNLFAAMMKVAIEDESVESLKQQYSTQFPTLQFSYGAKGEVYNEHTRSMRLNVDCSDRPGLTREIVDLLSNLNLEIEHMEFNRMHVSTIGQTVFSSKLAIAVPDEVSNESVVELLEGVSKDARVSLV, from the coding sequence ATGAAAAAGATGTTCATTACGACAGTGGTAGGAAGCGTTACCCCAGGTGTCATTAAAGCCTTGGCTAGTTTGACTCGCGAAGCAGGTGGGGAATGGTTAACTAGTAAAGTGATTAAAATAGATAACCTTTTTGCCGCTATGATGAAAGTCGCCATCGAAGATGAGAGTGTCGAATCGTTAAAACAACAGTATTCGACCCAGTTTCCAACGCTACAATTTAGTTATGGTGCTAAAGGTGAGGTGTATAACGAGCATACACGTAGCATGCGGCTTAATGTGGATTGTTCTGATCGTCCTGGCCTGACGCGTGAAATTGTCGATCTATTGTCAAACTTAAACTTAGAGATTGAACATATGGAGTTCAATCGAATGCACGTATCGACGATTGGTCAAACGGTGTTTTCTTCCAAACTCGCTATTGCCGTGCCAGATGAAGTGAGTAATGAAAGTGTGGTTGAGTTATTGGAAGGTGTGTCAAAGGATGCGAGAGTCAGCTTGGTGTGA
- a CDS encoding alpha-ketoglutarate-dependent dioxygenase AlkB family protein translates to MEQPSLDFDEQHPDKQSLIAAPLTLVEGYLTVRQQQALLTEAETYPFSRPSIKVYGRSHVIPRSQVWFGDEGCDYLYSGLFIQALPWPKYAMRLRDKLARDWGLSSNGVLVNCYQNGQQSMGWHSDDEPEIAPRSDIASITLGASRAFHIRHKQTKEKIEIILNSGDLLIMHWPMQDDWEHSVPKRMGVSQSRLNYTYRELIPRFHQI, encoded by the coding sequence GTGGAGCAGCCTAGTTTAGATTTCGATGAGCAACACCCAGATAAACAGTCATTAATTGCCGCCCCATTGACTTTAGTCGAAGGGTATTTGACCGTACGTCAGCAGCAAGCATTGCTGACCGAGGCCGAAACGTATCCGTTTTCCAGACCAAGCATCAAGGTTTACGGTAGATCTCATGTTATTCCGCGTAGTCAAGTTTGGTTTGGCGATGAAGGCTGCGACTATCTCTATTCTGGTTTGTTTATTCAAGCGCTACCTTGGCCTAAATATGCCATGAGATTGCGAGATAAACTGGCTAGAGATTGGGGGCTAAGCAGTAATGGCGTATTGGTTAATTGTTATCAAAATGGCCAGCAATCGATGGGCTGGCACAGCGATGACGAACCTGAGATTGCGCCAAGGTCAGATATTGCCTCTATCACTCTTGGCGCAAGCCGAGCTTTCCATATACGCCATAAGCAGACTAAAGAGAAAATAGAAATCATCTTAAATAGTGGTGACTTGCTGATAATGCATTGGCCGATGCAGGATGATTGGGAGCATAGTGTGCCAAAACGTATGGGCGTAAGCCAAAGTCGACTAAACTATACCTATAGGGAACTCATTCCTCGATTCCATCAAATTTAG
- a CDS encoding methyltransferase — MTTQFSVADIELELYRYPAKQESNLQAWDAADEHLIKHLKESQQAPVSTAIINDSFGALSAALTKHNPDWPLIIETDAKTSQLGIKQNLQHNQLSSDNIQWCNSRDLLPQSIELVLMKLPKNLNYFAHQLDRLSQVLPKGTVIYIGAKAKSINKSLLELLAKHLGTATASLTWKKTRVITCISDGIVRELPAETCWTVPEYQLTISNLSNVFAANKLDIGARIMLENMPKGEFSSIVDLGCGNGILGLRAKQLYPTATIHFVDDSEMAIASARQNWQLNQLDNPSLEGEQATFHWDDCLTHLNDEVYPDLVLCNPPFHQGEAITDHIAWQMFLDAFRKLNEGGILHVVGNRHLAYHVKLKRIFKNCTTVASNGKFVILQARKMPKSS; from the coding sequence ATGACAACTCAATTCTCCGTCGCCGATATCGAACTTGAACTTTATCGTTATCCCGCTAAGCAGGAATCTAACCTGCAAGCTTGGGATGCCGCTGACGAACATTTGATTAAACATCTTAAGGAGAGCCAACAAGCTCCTGTCAGCACTGCCATTATCAATGACAGCTTCGGCGCATTAAGCGCGGCGCTAACCAAGCACAATCCTGATTGGCCACTGATTATTGAAACCGATGCTAAAACCAGCCAGCTTGGTATCAAGCAGAATCTGCAACATAATCAGCTTAGCAGTGACAATATCCAGTGGTGCAATAGCCGTGACTTATTGCCGCAATCGATTGAACTGGTGTTGATGAAGCTGCCTAAAAACCTTAACTACTTTGCGCATCAACTGGATAGGCTTTCTCAAGTATTGCCCAAAGGCACCGTTATCTATATTGGCGCAAAAGCGAAATCGATCAATAAGTCACTACTTGAATTACTCGCTAAACATTTAGGCACGGCAACCGCGAGCCTAACATGGAAAAAGACCCGAGTGATCACTTGCATTAGCGACGGTATTGTTCGTGAGCTTCCGGCTGAAACTTGTTGGACTGTTCCTGAGTATCAATTGACTATCAGTAATTTAAGCAATGTTTTTGCCGCCAACAAGCTCGATATTGGCGCGAGAATAATGCTAGAAAATATGCCAAAAGGCGAGTTTAGTTCAATTGTTGATCTGGGCTGCGGTAATGGCATTTTAGGCCTAAGAGCCAAGCAGCTTTACCCTACCGCAACGATTCACTTTGTCGATGACTCTGAGATGGCAATTGCTTCGGCACGACAAAATTGGCAGCTTAATCAACTCGATAATCCTAGTCTTGAAGGCGAACAAGCCACATTTCATTGGGATGATTGCTTAACTCATTTAAACGACGAGGTTTACCCCGATCTGGTGCTATGTAATCCCCCATTTCACCAAGGTGAGGCCATCACAGACCATATCGCATGGCAGATGTTTTTAGATGCATTTAGAAAGCTTAACGAAGGCGGGATTTTGCATGTGGTCGGCAACAGACACCTTGCCTACCATGTCAAACTGAAACGAATTTTTAAAAACTGCACCACGGTAGCCTCCAACGGTAAGTTCGTTATTCTACAAGCACGAAAAATGCCCAAAAGTAGTTAA
- a CDS encoding sterol desaturase family protein, with product MDFNSLISNPEVLLLVLAPVFLICILLEWYLGDKGGRLPQTARYHLPEVLCNFTLAGMHQVADIVAGLLVANIYLMVFGWRLFDIEMDALSFIMLLIAQDFCYYWFHRASHRVRWMWAAHVAHHSSEKMNFSTAFRQSLMYPLAGMWLFWLPLVIIGFDPNWVVFSVLLNLGLQFFVHTQAVDRLGPLEWSFNTPSHHRVHHGCNPQYIDKNYAGVLIIWDRLFGTYVEEEETVVYGITKPVNSFNPLVVTFCEWRDMFSEVSAKGLSFKQRWQLLFAPPSANDTKPEVVNQRSETQHSANTTKMV from the coding sequence ATGGATTTTAATTCACTCATTTCGAACCCAGAAGTTTTACTTTTGGTGTTAGCACCCGTTTTCTTGATCTGTATTTTGCTTGAATGGTATCTCGGCGATAAGGGGGGGAGATTGCCACAAACGGCACGTTATCATCTGCCAGAGGTATTGTGTAATTTTACCCTAGCGGGCATGCATCAAGTTGCCGATATTGTTGCGGGTTTGCTGGTGGCCAATATCTATTTAATGGTGTTTGGCTGGCGTTTGTTTGATATCGAAATGGACGCCCTCAGTTTTATCATGCTACTGATAGCTCAAGACTTTTGTTATTACTGGTTTCACCGTGCCAGTCATCGCGTTCGCTGGATGTGGGCTGCTCATGTGGCGCACCACAGTTCTGAGAAGATGAATTTCAGCACGGCTTTTCGCCAAAGCTTAATGTATCCACTGGCGGGTATGTGGCTGTTTTGGTTGCCATTGGTGATAATTGGTTTCGACCCAAACTGGGTTGTCTTTTCCGTGTTACTTAATTTGGGACTGCAATTCTTTGTTCATACTCAAGCCGTCGATCGTTTAGGACCGTTAGAGTGGAGCTTTAACACACCATCACATCACAGGGTGCATCATGGATGTAATCCACAGTATATCGATAAGAATTATGCGGGAGTGCTGATTATTTGGGATCGTCTATTCGGCACTTATGTCGAGGAGGAAGAGACTGTGGTGTATGGGATCACTAAGCCTGTGAATAGCTTTAATCCTTTGGTGGTCACTTTTTGCGAGTGGCGAGATATGTTTAGCGAAGTGTCTGCTAAAGGACTGAGTTTTAAGCAGCGATGGCAACTGCTGTTTGCACCGCCAAGTGCTAATGATACCAAACCAGAAGTTGTAAATCAGCGCAGTGAAACCCAGCACTCAGCGAATACCACCAAGATGGTATGA
- a CDS encoding DUF2804 domain-containing protein, translating into MTQLDINLAPESLILPSGKVLFGHFDGPVKSLGLEHFNYTNVMDKPASAMEHYFHFKQFQFVSIVTPRFVIGVAIADIRYVGSAFCYLYDIKANRLVESTWLKPLGMGYQMSASPSSGKAEISNRKGAIKFNIVDGLWQLVLNTPQINAELELLPHALSLPMAMCNPTGYSGWTYTQKHNGLKLKGSLVVNHESQPLNHALAGYDYSAGYMRRETSWRWASINANVDNKVIGLNLAAGVNETGCNENVFWVDGARHLLGPVHFEFSRDVPMVNESVWRIYSDNGEVELNFHPRNCRQEKLNLWLIKSNFRQFIGYFDGFIIDSDGVKHQLKQVLGLTEDHFARW; encoded by the coding sequence ATCACTCAATTAGATATTAATCTGGCGCCAGAAAGCCTTATCTTGCCGTCAGGTAAAGTGCTATTTGGCCACTTTGATGGGCCAGTAAAATCATTGGGATTGGAGCATTTTAATTATACAAATGTGATGGATAAGCCAGCCAGCGCGATGGAACACTATTTTCATTTCAAACAGTTTCAGTTTGTGTCGATAGTCACTCCGAGGTTTGTTATTGGGGTCGCCATTGCTGATATTCGCTATGTGGGTAGCGCATTTTGTTATCTCTACGATATTAAAGCCAATCGCTTGGTCGAGAGCACTTGGCTAAAACCTTTGGGGATGGGATATCAGATGTCTGCGTCGCCAAGTTCGGGGAAGGCTGAGATAAGCAATAGAAAAGGCGCAATTAAGTTTAATATTGTCGATGGCCTATGGCAGTTGGTATTGAATACGCCGCAGATAAATGCCGAGCTGGAGTTACTTCCTCATGCGCTAAGTTTGCCAATGGCGATGTGTAATCCGACTGGCTATAGCGGATGGACTTACACTCAAAAACATAATGGCTTAAAGCTCAAAGGTAGCTTAGTGGTAAACCATGAATCTCAGCCCCTTAATCATGCGTTGGCTGGATATGATTATTCTGCTGGTTATATGCGCCGTGAAACCAGTTGGCGTTGGGCGAGTATTAATGCCAACGTGGATAACAAGGTGATTGGCCTAAATCTCGCTGCGGGGGTTAACGAAACTGGTTGTAATGAAAATGTGTTTTGGGTTGATGGCGCTCGGCATCTTCTAGGGCCGGTACATTTTGAATTTTCTAGAGACGTACCTATGGTTAATGAGTCGGTTTGGCGTATTTACTCTGACAATGGCGAGGTCGAACTGAATTTCCACCCGAGAAATTGCCGTCAAGAAAAGCTCAACCTTTGGCTAATTAAGAGCAATTTTAGGCAGTTTATTGGTTATTTCGATGGATTTATCATCGATAGTGACGGTGTTAAGCATCAGCTTAAGCAAGTATTAGGTTTAACAGAAGATCACTTTGCACGCTGGTAG
- a CDS encoding YajG family lipoprotein: protein MKRFIPLMISAVALIGCASHTPTHMALDPQLPSITVQGLASAPIAIEMLDTRSANFVARFNQKDDAARLVSPSEAPRQQLEQVFRQGFTKAGYSIDPSSAHHLQFQLEKLLTDVNETTLGYEASNDIIINVIASNETKTFTKRYTGRNVVSGPFSADFATLELAMNNLLDDLTGKIINDPELNQFIQQK from the coding sequence ATGAAACGTTTTATTCCACTTATGATTAGTGCAGTTGCTCTCATTGGTTGTGCCAGCCATACGCCTACTCATATGGCGCTAGACCCACAGTTACCATCGATAACGGTTCAAGGCCTAGCTTCTGCCCCGATCGCTATCGAAATGCTCGACACCCGATCGGCGAATTTTGTTGCCAGATTTAATCAAAAAGATGATGCAGCAAGATTAGTTAGTCCCTCTGAAGCACCTCGCCAGCAGCTAGAGCAAGTGTTTAGACAGGGATTTACTAAAGCAGGGTATAGCATCGACCCTAGTTCTGCTCATCACCTGCAATTTCAATTGGAGAAACTGCTCACCGACGTCAATGAAACCACCTTAGGTTATGAAGCGAGCAACGATATCATTATTAATGTGATTGCCAGTAATGAGACAAAAACCTTTACTAAGCGATATACCGGTCGCAACGTGGTGTCAGGCCCATTTAGTGCAGATTTCGCCACATTAGAGTTAGCGATGAATAATCTACTCGATGATCTCACCGGGAAAATCATTAACGATCCTGAGCTCAACCAGTTTATACAACAAAAATGA
- a CDS encoding peptidylprolyl isomerase: protein MKHWICFFIMLSISTLAHAVDIQSDTIYPKVKLETTMGNIIVELDRKRAPITVDNFLTYVVKGHYDNTLFHRVIPEFVVQGGGLTPKLEEKPTDKPIINESGNGLSNGLGTIAMARENDPHSATAQFYFNVGDNTRLDPSKRRWGYAVFGEVIEGMEVLEAMSMVETQINTKLGWPDFPVKEIILTKATLLPRE, encoded by the coding sequence ATGAAACATTGGATATGCTTTTTCATCATGCTATCGATAAGCACCTTAGCCCATGCTGTCGACATTCAAAGTGATACCATTTACCCCAAGGTAAAGCTCGAAACCACCATGGGCAACATCATCGTTGAGCTCGACCGTAAAAGAGCGCCGATCACTGTCGATAATTTCCTGACCTATGTGGTCAAAGGTCATTATGACAACACTCTATTTCATCGCGTCATCCCTGAGTTTGTAGTTCAAGGCGGTGGGCTTACCCCTAAATTGGAAGAAAAGCCCACAGATAAACCTATCATTAACGAATCAGGTAATGGTTTGAGTAATGGCCTAGGGACTATAGCGATGGCTCGTGAAAATGATCCTCACTCAGCAACGGCACAGTTTTACTTTAATGTCGGCGATAATACGCGCTTAGATCCGTCGAAGCGACGCTGGGGATATGCCGTTTTTGGTGAAGTTATTGAAGGCATGGAAGTATTAGAAGCCATGTCGATGGTCGAAACTCAGATCAACACTAAACTTGGCTGGCCTGATTTCCCTGTAAAAGAGATTATCTTAACTAAGGCAACCTTGCTGCCGCGAGAATAA
- a CDS encoding AmpG family muropeptide MFS transporter, translating to MSVTHLSRVKDALSIYCHKRVLVLLLLGFSAGLPLMLVFSTLSFWLREAGIDRTAIGYFSWIALAYGIKWAWSPLVDRLSLPFFTRFLGRRRGWMLFAQLLLVVAIFGMSQSDPVKDLERLALFALMVAFASATQDIVIDAFRIDSAPEKMQAALAAAYQVGYRSAMIIATAGALTIAAWVDPNSEVYDLASWQTAYLVMAGLMSVGIITTLMSREPVVESKEADAKEAELKLALSKKYPKFIAAGISWLYTASILPFIDFFKRYGRSAVLILLLISCYRISDIVMGIMANVFYVDMGFAKSEIATISKVYGLIMTLVGAGAGGILLARYGTMKILFLGAFMVAVTNLLFAYQAMIGYNVPLLTMVISIDNFSAGVATAAFIAYLSSLTSSGYSATQYALLSSIMLLFPKFVAGFSGAYIDAFGYINFFVGASIIGFPVLGLIVLVQKYAPHPSHDIRNDKLATNTSVEGEKQAPKV from the coding sequence ATGTCTGTGACCCATCTGTCTCGTGTAAAAGATGCACTTTCTATTTACTGCCACAAGCGGGTGTTGGTGCTATTACTGCTTGGTTTTTCTGCTGGTCTTCCCTTAATGTTAGTTTTCTCGACCCTCTCCTTTTGGCTAAGAGAAGCGGGAATTGATAGAACGGCGATTGGCTACTTTAGCTGGATAGCGCTTGCCTATGGGATTAAGTGGGCATGGTCTCCGCTAGTCGACCGCTTATCATTACCCTTTTTCACTCGGTTTTTAGGTCGGCGACGAGGCTGGATGTTATTTGCTCAACTGCTCCTAGTGGTCGCTATTTTCGGTATGAGTCAGAGCGATCCGGTTAAAGATCTCGAGCGGCTTGCACTATTTGCCTTAATGGTTGCCTTTGCCTCGGCAACACAAGATATTGTTATCGATGCATTTCGAATCGATTCCGCCCCTGAAAAGATGCAGGCGGCATTGGCCGCAGCCTATCAAGTGGGTTATCGCAGCGCGATGATTATTGCCACCGCCGGAGCATTAACCATTGCCGCTTGGGTCGACCCCAATAGCGAGGTCTATGATCTTGCTTCTTGGCAAACCGCCTACTTAGTAATGGCAGGCTTAATGTCCGTGGGTATTATCACCACCCTCATGAGCCGAGAACCCGTTGTAGAGAGCAAAGAAGCCGACGCAAAAGAGGCTGAACTCAAACTCGCTCTGTCAAAAAAGTATCCAAAATTTATCGCAGCAGGGATCTCTTGGCTTTATACCGCCAGCATTTTGCCTTTTATCGACTTTTTTAAACGTTATGGTCGCAGTGCCGTTTTAATTTTGCTGTTAATCTCCTGCTATCGAATTTCCGACATTGTCATGGGAATTATGGCCAATGTGTTCTATGTCGATATGGGATTCGCCAAATCAGAAATTGCCACCATCAGTAAAGTCTATGGGCTAATAATGACCTTAGTTGGCGCAGGTGCAGGAGGAATATTACTCGCTCGCTATGGCACCATGAAAATCCTCTTCCTAGGCGCCTTTATGGTGGCGGTGACTAACTTACTGTTTGCTTATCAGGCCATGATTGGCTACAACGTGCCCCTATTAACCATGGTGATCTCTATCGATAATTTCAGCGCTGGTGTCGCCACCGCGGCCTTTATCGCTTATCTTTCGAGTCTGACCAGTAGTGGCTACAGCGCGACCCAATATGCATTATTATCATCAATCATGTTGCTATTCCCTAAATTCGTCGCTGGATTCTCGGGCGCTTATATCGATGCTTTTGGCTATATCAATTTCTTTGTCGGTGCCAGTATCATTGGTTTCCCGGTGCTAGGCTTGATTGTGCTAGTTCAAAAATATGCCCCACATCCAAGTCATGATATCCGCAATGATAAGTTGGCGACCAACACCAGCGTTGAAGGCGAAAAGCAAGCACCAAAGGTTTAA
- a CDS encoding YajQ family cyclic di-GMP-binding protein has protein sequence MPSMDIVSEVNEVELRNAVDNTRRELDGRFDFRGVVCEITYKDHQVTLASESDFQCQQLVDMLRNQLSKRNVDPASMEVADKAIHSGKTFSLKVTFKEGIESLVAKKLVKLIKDSKLKVQAAIQGDSVRVTGKKRDDLQAVMAIARESDLGQPFQFNNFRD, from the coding sequence ATGCCTTCTATGGATATAGTGTCGGAAGTAAATGAAGTCGAACTACGTAATGCTGTTGATAATACTCGCAGAGAATTAGATGGTCGTTTTGATTTTCGAGGTGTGGTATGCGAAATCACCTATAAAGATCACCAAGTCACTTTGGCCTCAGAATCAGATTTCCAGTGTCAACAGCTGGTGGACATGCTGCGTAATCAACTTAGCAAGCGTAACGTTGACCCTGCTTCAATGGAGGTGGCCGATAAGGCGATTCACAGTGGAAAAACCTTCTCGCTAAAAGTGACCTTTAAAGAGGGCATCGAAAGTCTTGTAGCCAAAAAGCTAGTAAAGCTGATTAAAGACAGTAAGCTTAAGGTTCAGGCGGCTATTCAAGGTGATTCGGTCCGTGTTACTGGTAAGAAGCGAGATGACTTACAAGCGGTGATGGCGATAGCTCGCGAGTCTGATTTAGGTCAACCATTTCAGTTTAATAATTTCCGAGATTAG
- a CDS encoding VanZ family protein, whose amino-acid sequence MISRKLIFKLALLLALLVISYLVFSRPNYPQLIPNMDKIGHLGSFFCLALLTYLAFEPKWYVLTSILAFYAIFIELVQSTLPYRSASAADFIADMAGVALFYFMRWLYRRYIKASLIS is encoded by the coding sequence GTGATCTCTAGAAAGCTCATTTTTAAACTAGCCTTACTTCTTGCGTTACTCGTGATCAGTTATTTAGTTTTCTCTCGCCCCAATTATCCTCAGCTTATACCCAACATGGACAAAATTGGTCACTTGGGCAGTTTTTTCTGCCTTGCGCTGCTTACCTACTTGGCTTTCGAGCCAAAATGGTACGTGCTGACCTCAATATTGGCATTTTATGCAATCTTTATTGAGCTAGTGCAATCGACTCTTCCCTATCGAAGCGCCTCTGCGGCTGACTTTATCGCCGATATGGCGGGTGTAGCACTGTTTTATTTTATGCGCTGGCTCTACAGACGTTACATTAAAGCCAGTTTGATTAGTTAA